In Musa acuminata AAA Group cultivar baxijiao chromosome BXJ3-9, Cavendish_Baxijiao_AAA, whole genome shotgun sequence, a single genomic region encodes these proteins:
- the LOC135649176 gene encoding uncharacterized protein LOC135649176: protein MLRLDKQGGQPFEITEAESPASSSGRSYCFPLLFLSLALVAAAVLIIIFVLKPKKPSFQLHAIQLDSSDAAFSKGANQSSAIASLLVVAHNPNKLGIRYSSTELGLVYDSSNMGLITVPGFFQPPHSTNVTILVHVFFKTINLGELLTEKSMQGSSIGDLEMRIFGGIQAQLHAFNFRFPRIKVFLDCRISAKLSAMELSRVLSTADTHRAFLLPNFLHLTQKCSLDLCV from the exons ATGTTGAGGTTGGACAAGCAAGGTGGACAACCATTTGAGATCACCGAGGCAGAGTCACCAGCTTCTTCCTCTGGAAGGAGCTACTGCTTCCCTCTTCTGTTCCTGAGCTTAGCACTCGTAGCTGCTGCAGTTTTGATCATTAtatttgtcctcaagccaaagaaGCCAAGCTTCCAACTCCATGCAATTCAACTTGATTCTTCTGATGCAGCTTTCAGCAAGGGAGCCAATCAGTCTTCGGCCATTGCTTCGTTACTTGTGGTTGCTCACAACCCCAATAAGCTTGGCATCAGATACAGCTCCACTGAGCTCGGCCTGGTTTATGACAGCAGCAACATGGGGTTGATCACGGTTCCTGGTTTCTTTCAACCACCTCACAGCACGAATGTCACAATCTTAGTTCATGTTTTCTTCAAGACGATAAACCTTGGAGAATTGCTTACTGAAAAATCCATGCAAGGCTCATCGATCGGCGATCTGGAGATGAGAATATTCGGAGGAATTCAGGCTCAGCTTCATGCCTTCAACTTCCGATTTCCAAGGATTAAG GTTTTCCTTGATTGCAGGATCAGTGCAAAGCTCAGTGCCATGGAACTGAGCAGAGTGCTAAGTACAGCTGACACACACAGG GCTTTTCTACTTCCCAACTTTCTTCACCTCACACAAAAGTGTTCATTGGATCTCTGCGTATGA
- the LOC135649224 gene encoding phosphoinositide phosphatase SAC3-like isoform X2, with protein MEEPGAAAADVLTSGASDVQVMSSDPGARAPDGMAAEGGAVARNDDEPNDASFYLHVFELYETQSNFYMIRKNRTSWRLLKIGRLRASELNICQESTTYTESECKELLNRIHEENKSTGGLKFVTDCYGIVGFVKFLGPYYMLLITEREEIGAILGHTIYAITKSKIIALPNSSVQSNMANSREERRYKKLFCTVDITQGFFFSYSYSIMQSLQKNMCEGKTGQLLYESMFIWNEFLTREIHSHLKSTLWTVYLVYGFFKQVKLSTHGKNFWLTLIARRSQHCAGTRYLKRGVDEDGNVANDVETEQIIFEDIPGEIPTCFSSIVQNRGSIPLFWSQETSKLNLKPDIILNKDKGYEATKLHFDNLAERYGKPIVILNLIKSEEKKPRESILRSEFASAVKYVDKNLSEDSHLKFLHWDLHKHYRSKAKNVLTMLVEVAACTLKLTDFFYCEMAPALRYESDLRWPTSVMDDAGDQSSNNICSSSSCSTTDKDDVDMLENGSQENMDSDISGSETKTIAVSNGGLCSVKSLRCQKGVLRTNCIDCLDRTNIAQYAYGLVALGHQLHALKLSPCPSIPLDATLADHFMTYYEKMGDTLSLQYGGSTAHNKIFSERRGQCKATIRYQELLRTFQRYYSNAFTDVDKQAAIDLFLGRFQPQLDKPAIWEHCGVGKSGHGFTNEISRYTAVVPHGQHFAESADSSLYKD; from the exons ATGGAGGAACCTGGAGCTGCGGCGGCGGACGTCCTGACCTCAGGGGCTTCGGATGTCCAAGTGATGTCGTCCGATCCCGGGGCGCGGGCTCCGGACGGAATGGCAGCAGAGGGAGGAGCGGTGGCTCGGAACGACGACGAGCCCAACGACGCCAGCTTCTACCTGCACGTCTTCGAGCTATACGAGACTCAATCT AACTTTTATATGATCAGAAAGAACAGAACATCATGGAGACTGTTAAAGATTGGCAGGTTGAGAGCTTCAGAACTTAATATCTGTCAGGAGTCCACCACATACACTGAAAGTGAATGTAAAGAGTTGCTAAATCGAATACATGAAGAAAACAAGTCGACTGGCGGACTAAAGTTTGTCACCGACTGCTATGGCATTGTTG GATTTGTAAAGTTTCTGGGGCCTTACTACATGCTCCTTATAACTGAAAGGGAGGAAATTGGAGCTATACTTGGTCACACGATCTATGCTATCACCAAGAGCAAAATCATCGCACTACCAAATTCAAGTGTCCAATCTAATATGGCCAATTCTAGAGAAGAGCGCAG ATACAAGAAGCTCTTTTGTACAGTGGACATCACGCAAGGTTTCTTTTTTAGCTACTCATATAGCATCATGCAAAGCTTACAGAAGAATATGTGCGAGGGAAAAACAGGGCAGTTGTTGTATGAATCCATGTTTATATGGAATGAATTCTTGACCCGTGAAATTCATAGCCATCTGAAAAGTACTTTATGGACAGTATATTTAGTATATGGTTTCTTTAAGCAG GTGAAACTTTCAACTCATGGAAAAAATTTTTGGTTGACTCTAATTGCTAGGCGCTCACAACACTGTGCTGGGACCAG GTATCTCAAGCGTGGTGTTGATGAAGATGGTAATGTGGCAAATGATGTTGAGACTGAACAAATTATCTTTGAAGACATTCCTGGagaaattccaacatgttttagtTCTATAGTCCAGAATAGGGGTTCTATACCTCTTTTTTGGTCTCAAGAAACCTCAAAACTTAATCTGAAGCCTGATATTATCT TGAATAAAGATAAAGGTTATGAAGCTACTAAGCTTCATTTTGATAATCTTGCAGAAAGATATGGAAAGCCTATTGTTATTTTGAACTTGATTAAG TCAGAAGAAAAAAAACCTCGGGAATCTATTCTACGTTCAGAGTTTGCCAGTGCAGTTAAGTACGTGGATAAGAACCTATCAGAAGATAGTCATTTAAAGTTCTTACATTGGGACCTTCATAAGCATTATCGAAG CAAAGCTAAAAATGTGCTTACAATGCTGGTAGAAGTGGCGGCATGTACCTTAAAGCTAACTGACTTCTTTTACTGTGAAATGGCACCTGCATTAAGATATGAAAGTGACTTAAGATGGCCCACTTCTGT GATGGATGATGCTGGTGACCAATCATCGAATAATATTTGCAGCAGTAGCAGCTGCAGCACCACTGACAAAGATGATGTTGATATGCTAGAAAATGGATCTCAAGAAAACATGGATTCTGATATATCTGGATCAGAAACAAAAACAATTGCAGTTAGCAATGGTGGACTTTGTTCAGTTAAATCACTTAGGTGTCAGAAAGGTGTTCTACGAACAAATTGCATAGATTGTTTAGATCGCACAAATATTGCCCAGTATGCCTATGGTTTAGTTGCACTAGGGCATCAACTTCATGCATTGAAATTATCTCCTTGCCCAAGCATTCCTCTAGATGCCACCTTGGCTGATCATTTCATGACATATTATGAGAAAATGGGTGACACACTTTCTCTGCAGTATGGTGGTTCTACTGCTcataataag ATTTTTTCTGAAAGAAGAGGTCAATGCAAAGCAACAATCCGATATCAAGAGTTACTCAGAACATTTCAAAGATATTATAGTAATGCCTTTACAGATGTTGACAAACAGGCTGCAATAGATCT ATTTCTGGGACGATTTCAACCTCAACTGGACAAACCAGCAATCTGGGAGCATTGTGGTGTTGGGAAGAGTGGTCATGGTTTTACCAATGAAATTTCAAG GTACACTGCCGTGGTGCCTCATGGGCAGCATTTTGCAGAAAGTGCAGATAGTTCTTTGTATAAAGACTG A
- the LOC135649447 gene encoding uncharacterized protein LOC135649447: protein MLRTGATVEAKNKVVLRSHALPQKANPVDESNKDTKPQSTPTTSVPVNRNGVSSGVASGVGRAKEKEKVAAGEKNKRILTPNTGKGKEQSTIAVEKGVMKRKIGGEQDHARVPARKSRTNPVINDAPRHEKGYDELADDEFHCSICMETKRLNESFSVSSCSHIFCTSCISQYVAAKVEENVTVISCPDPRCKDGILEPDMCKLILPEGVFHRWGIGLCESALGTQKFYCPFKECSALLVYDGADTDKQLITNSECPHCHRMFCAQCKVPWHAGICCKGFQELGKDERTREDVLMRKLATDSKWQRCPQCRIYVEKIDGCMFMMCRCGYCFCYVCASPMTKELHYCAKCQR, encoded by the exons ATGTTGCGGACGGGTGCGACGGTGGAGGCGAAGAACAAGGTGGTTTTGAGGTCACACGCCCTTCCGCAAAAGGCAAACCCGGTCGATGAATCGAACAAGGATACGAAGCCGCAGTCGACTCCGACCACCTCTGTTCCAGTCAATCGGAACGGCGTTAGTTCGGGCGTCGCCAGTGGCGTGGGCCGGGCgaaagagaaggaaaaggttGCTGCGGGGGAGAAGAACAAGAGGATTTTGACGCCAAATACtgggaagggaaaggaacaatccACGATCGCTGTTGAGAAAGGTGTTATGAAGAGAAAGATTGGTGGAGAACAGGATCATGCTCGAGTCCCTGCGAGGAAATCTAGAACAAATCCGGTGATAAATGATGCCCCTCGTCATGAAAAGGGATACGATGAACTCGCGGACGACGAGTTTCACTGCTCTATCTGCATGGAGACGAAGCGACTCAATGAGAGCTTCAGCGTGTCGTCCTGCTCGCACATCTTCTGCACGAGCTGCATTAGCCAGTACGTCGCCGCTAAGGTCGAGGAGAACGTGACGGTCATCTCGTGCCCTGACCCGAGGTGCAAAGATGGGATCTTGGAGCCGGATATGTGCAAGCTTATTCTACCGGAGGGCGTTTTCCATCGATGGGGCATAGGGTTGTGCGAATCGGCTCTTGGCACCCAAAAGTTCTACTGCCCCTTCAAGGAATGCTCGGCATTGCTGGTATATGATGGCGCTGATACAGATAAACAACTGATCACCAACTCGGAGTGCCCCCACTGTCATAGGATGTTTTGTGCTCAATGTAAGGTGCCATGGCATGCGGGGATTTGCTGCAAGGGATTTCAGGAATTGGGAAAGGATGAGAGAACGAGAGAGGATGTTTTGATGAGGAAATTGGCTACTGATAGCAAATGGCAGAGGTGCCCCCAGTGTAGGATCTATGTGGAGAAGATTGATGGTTGTATGTTCATGATGTGCAG GTGTGGCTATTGCTTCTGCTATGTATGTGCATCTCCGATGACAAAGGAACTCCACTACTGTGCGAAATGCCAGCGCTGA
- the LOC135584075 gene encoding uncharacterized protein LOC135584075 isoform X2: MAAGEEKIGDFYTVLGLRKECSEAELRIAYKKLAMGMGDFIGEIAQMMSQTKSGENGHDSFEELQRMFLDMFQDDLDAGFGDSSIHSGPQARPTDGLNCSMPSGLQFADGGSNGSNKRGNSEKAKLDGLENSSTGFCFGLNDAGQSSKGKGSANSKRRNGRKQKVSSKHDVSSSDAEVSF; this comes from the exons ATGGCCGCCGGGGAGGAAAAGATCGGCGATTTCTACACGGTGCTGGGGCTCAGGAAGGAGTGCTCGGAGGCGGAGCTGAGGATCGCGTACAAGAAGCTGGCTATG GGAATGGGGGATTTTATTGGGGAGATAGCTCAGATGATGAGCCAAACGAAATCTGGG GAGAATGGTCATGATAGCTTTGAGGAGCTGCAGCGGATGTTCCTGGATATGTTCCAGGACGACCTGGACGCCGGATTCGGTGATTCTTCCATCCACAGTGGCCCCCAAGCTCGGCCAACCGACGGTCTCAATTGCTCGATGCCATCAGGACTGCAGTTTGCTGATGGAGGGAGCAATGGCAGCAACAAGAGAGGCAACTCGGAGAAGGCAAAGCTGGATGGGTTGGAAAACAGTTCCACTGGCTTCTGCTTCGGG TTGAATGATGCAGGGCAGTcatcaaaaggaaaaggaagCGCTAATAGCAAGAGAAGGAATGGAAGAAAGCAGAAGGTCTCATCCAAACATGATGTCTCATCCAGTGATGCTGAGGTCTCATTTTAG
- the LOC135584075 gene encoding uncharacterized protein LOC135584075 isoform X1, translating to MAAGEEKIGDFYTVLGLRKECSEAELRIAYKKLAMRWHPDKCSASGNHRRMEEAKEKFQEIQKAYSVLSDSSKRFLYDVGIYDNEDDNDEKGMGDFIGEIAQMMSQTKSGENGHDSFEELQRMFLDMFQDDLDAGFGDSSIHSGPQARPTDGLNCSMPSGLQFADGGSNGSNKRGNSEKAKLDGLENSSTGFCFGLNDAGQSSKGKGSANSKRRNGRKQKVSSKHDVSSSDAEVSF from the exons ATGGCCGCCGGGGAGGAAAAGATCGGCGATTTCTACACGGTGCTGGGGCTCAGGAAGGAGTGCTCGGAGGCGGAGCTGAGGATCGCGTACAAGAAGCTGGCTATG AGATGGCATCCGGATAAGTGCTCGGCTTCGGGAAACCATCGAAGGATGGAGGAAGCGAAGGAGAAGTTCCAGGAAATCCAAAAAGCCTACTCTG TTCTCTCGGACTCCAGCAAGAGATTTCTGTATGATGTGGGAATCTACGATAACGAGGATGATAATGACGAAAAA GGAATGGGGGATTTTATTGGGGAGATAGCTCAGATGATGAGCCAAACGAAATCTGGG GAGAATGGTCATGATAGCTTTGAGGAGCTGCAGCGGATGTTCCTGGATATGTTCCAGGACGACCTGGACGCCGGATTCGGTGATTCTTCCATCCACAGTGGCCCCCAAGCTCGGCCAACCGACGGTCTCAATTGCTCGATGCCATCAGGACTGCAGTTTGCTGATGGAGGGAGCAATGGCAGCAACAAGAGAGGCAACTCGGAGAAGGCAAAGCTGGATGGGTTGGAAAACAGTTCCACTGGCTTCTGCTTCGGG TTGAATGATGCAGGGCAGTcatcaaaaggaaaaggaagCGCTAATAGCAAGAGAAGGAATGGAAGAAAGCAGAAGGTCTCATCCAAACATGATGTCTCATCCAGTGATGCTGAGGTCTCATTTTAG
- the LOC135649224 gene encoding phosphoinositide phosphatase SAC3-like isoform X1, with amino-acid sequence MEEPGAAAADVLTSGASDVQVMSSDPGARAPDGMAAEGGAVARNDDEPNDASFYLHVFELYETQSNFYMIRKNRTSWRLLKIGRLRASELNICQESTTYTESECKELLNRIHEENKSTGGLKFVTDCYGIVGFVKFLGPYYMLLITEREEIGAILGHTIYAITKSKIIALPNSSVQSNMANSREERRYKKLFCTVDITQGFFFSYSYSIMQSLQKNMCEGKTGQLLYESMFIWNEFLTREIHSHLKSTLWTVYLVYGFFKQVKLSTHGKNFWLTLIARRSQHCAGTRYLKRGVDEDGNVANDVETEQIIFEDIPGEIPTCFSSIVQNRGSIPLFWSQETSKLNLKPDIILNKDKGYEATKLHFDNLAERYGKPIVILNLIKSEEKKPRESILRSEFASAVKYVDKNLSEDSHLKFLHWDLHKHYRSKAKNVLTMLVEVAACTLKLTDFFYCEMAPALRYESDLRWPTSVMDDAGDQSSNNICSSSSCSTTDKDDVDMLENGSQENMDSDISGSETKTIAVSNGGLCSVKSLRCQKGVLRTNCIDCLDRTNIAQYAYGLVALGHQLHALKLSPCPSIPLDATLADHFMTYYEKMGDTLSLQYGGSTAHNKIFSERRGQCKATIRYQELLRTFQRYYSNAFTDVDKQAAIDLFLGRFQPQLDKPAIWEHCGVGKSGHGFTNEISRYTAVVPHGQHFAESADSSLYKDWYSNFLDFEPILSSRSFLEGEMNDRSTLNSPIESLSTQNIADGRSNEASSDLVENGSLTEGDQVIEEQPHDTVRTANKRNKFPDSFAHWVHHGEALYR; translated from the exons ATGGAGGAACCTGGAGCTGCGGCGGCGGACGTCCTGACCTCAGGGGCTTCGGATGTCCAAGTGATGTCGTCCGATCCCGGGGCGCGGGCTCCGGACGGAATGGCAGCAGAGGGAGGAGCGGTGGCTCGGAACGACGACGAGCCCAACGACGCCAGCTTCTACCTGCACGTCTTCGAGCTATACGAGACTCAATCT AACTTTTATATGATCAGAAAGAACAGAACATCATGGAGACTGTTAAAGATTGGCAGGTTGAGAGCTTCAGAACTTAATATCTGTCAGGAGTCCACCACATACACTGAAAGTGAATGTAAAGAGTTGCTAAATCGAATACATGAAGAAAACAAGTCGACTGGCGGACTAAAGTTTGTCACCGACTGCTATGGCATTGTTG GATTTGTAAAGTTTCTGGGGCCTTACTACATGCTCCTTATAACTGAAAGGGAGGAAATTGGAGCTATACTTGGTCACACGATCTATGCTATCACCAAGAGCAAAATCATCGCACTACCAAATTCAAGTGTCCAATCTAATATGGCCAATTCTAGAGAAGAGCGCAG ATACAAGAAGCTCTTTTGTACAGTGGACATCACGCAAGGTTTCTTTTTTAGCTACTCATATAGCATCATGCAAAGCTTACAGAAGAATATGTGCGAGGGAAAAACAGGGCAGTTGTTGTATGAATCCATGTTTATATGGAATGAATTCTTGACCCGTGAAATTCATAGCCATCTGAAAAGTACTTTATGGACAGTATATTTAGTATATGGTTTCTTTAAGCAG GTGAAACTTTCAACTCATGGAAAAAATTTTTGGTTGACTCTAATTGCTAGGCGCTCACAACACTGTGCTGGGACCAG GTATCTCAAGCGTGGTGTTGATGAAGATGGTAATGTGGCAAATGATGTTGAGACTGAACAAATTATCTTTGAAGACATTCCTGGagaaattccaacatgttttagtTCTATAGTCCAGAATAGGGGTTCTATACCTCTTTTTTGGTCTCAAGAAACCTCAAAACTTAATCTGAAGCCTGATATTATCT TGAATAAAGATAAAGGTTATGAAGCTACTAAGCTTCATTTTGATAATCTTGCAGAAAGATATGGAAAGCCTATTGTTATTTTGAACTTGATTAAG TCAGAAGAAAAAAAACCTCGGGAATCTATTCTACGTTCAGAGTTTGCCAGTGCAGTTAAGTACGTGGATAAGAACCTATCAGAAGATAGTCATTTAAAGTTCTTACATTGGGACCTTCATAAGCATTATCGAAG CAAAGCTAAAAATGTGCTTACAATGCTGGTAGAAGTGGCGGCATGTACCTTAAAGCTAACTGACTTCTTTTACTGTGAAATGGCACCTGCATTAAGATATGAAAGTGACTTAAGATGGCCCACTTCTGT GATGGATGATGCTGGTGACCAATCATCGAATAATATTTGCAGCAGTAGCAGCTGCAGCACCACTGACAAAGATGATGTTGATATGCTAGAAAATGGATCTCAAGAAAACATGGATTCTGATATATCTGGATCAGAAACAAAAACAATTGCAGTTAGCAATGGTGGACTTTGTTCAGTTAAATCACTTAGGTGTCAGAAAGGTGTTCTACGAACAAATTGCATAGATTGTTTAGATCGCACAAATATTGCCCAGTATGCCTATGGTTTAGTTGCACTAGGGCATCAACTTCATGCATTGAAATTATCTCCTTGCCCAAGCATTCCTCTAGATGCCACCTTGGCTGATCATTTCATGACATATTATGAGAAAATGGGTGACACACTTTCTCTGCAGTATGGTGGTTCTACTGCTcataataag ATTTTTTCTGAAAGAAGAGGTCAATGCAAAGCAACAATCCGATATCAAGAGTTACTCAGAACATTTCAAAGATATTATAGTAATGCCTTTACAGATGTTGACAAACAGGCTGCAATAGATCT ATTTCTGGGACGATTTCAACCTCAACTGGACAAACCAGCAATCTGGGAGCATTGTGGTGTTGGGAAGAGTGGTCATGGTTTTACCAATGAAATTTCAAG GTACACTGCCGTGGTGCCTCATGGGCAGCATTTTGCAGAAAGTGCAGATAGTTCTTTGTATAAAGACTGGTACTCGAATTTTCTGGATTTTGAACCAATTTTATCTTCTCGAAGTTTTCTTGAGGGAGAAATGAATGACAG ATCCACATTGAATTCTCCAATTGAAAGCCTTTCTACTCAAAATATTGCTGATGGCAGAAGTAATGAGGCATCCTCAGATCTTGTAGAAAATGGGTCACTTACAGAG GGAGACCAGGTAATTGAAGAACAGCCTCATGACACTGTCCGAACAGCTAACAAACGGAACAAATTTCCTGACAGCTTCGCACATTGGGTTCACCATGGAGAGGCTTTATACCGTTGA
- the LOC103998288 gene encoding uncharacterized protein LOC103998288, giving the protein MWPAASLLPNPPTPQPRPRLSGGSRHRTSERRRCPTLTVLSSSSSSSSSDAKEDLVTAAGRLLWGRGLPPQALVSAVRSGWSAAWHLMMRQLAPSSSSAASPPGSYARPTSSFPSVPASYCRNPMNLHLYVALPCPWAHRVLVVRALKGLRSALPVSIAAPGLDGSWLFRPRGPSAVGEDLRPGPDRANARSTLREVYGLRRGGYDGRSTVPMLWDAERKEVVCNESYAIIEFLNSADFGGEVHGGSGLDLCPSELKNEIDDWNRVIYPNVNNGVYRCGFAQSQEAYDTAVNGLFNTLDMIESHLSTSRYLCGDALTLADVCLFTTLIRFDLVYNVLFKCTKKKLLEYPNLYGYTCDMYQIPEVVSTCNFEAIMDGYYCTLFPLNPGGILPVMPSACNHDLLSKPHNREALSSSGKQSIHASET; this is encoded by the exons ATGTGGCCGGCCGCATCGCTCCTCCCCAACCCCCCGACTCCGCAACCCCGTCCCCGACTCTCCGGCGGGTCCCGACACCGCACCAGCGAACGCCGTCGATGCCCTACGCTTACCGtgctttcctcctcctcttcctcttcctctagcGACGCAAAGGAGGACCTGGTCACTGCCGCCGGGCGTCTCCTTTGGGGCCGCGGCCTCCCCCCTCAGGCCCTCGTCTCTGCCGTCCGATCCGGATGGTCTGCCGCGTGGCACCTAATGATGCGCCAACtcgctccctcctcctcctccgccgcctcccCACCTGGCTCCTACGCCCGTCCCACTTCCTCCTTTCCCTCGGTCCCCGCCTCGTACTGCCGGAACCCCATGAACCTCCACCTCTACGTCGCCCTCCCTTGCCCCTGGGCGCACCGCGTCCTCGTCGTCCGCGCGCTTAAGGGCCTCCGCTCCGCGCTCCCCGTTTCCATCGCGGCCCCCGGCCTCGATGGCTCCTGGCTGTTCCGCCCCCGTGGACCCTCCGCCGTCGGCGAAGATCTGAGACCCGGGCCCGACCGCGCCAATGCGCGGAGTACGCTGAGGGAGGTGTACGGGCTCCGGAGGGGCGGCTACGACGGGAGGTCGACGGTGCCAATGCTTTGGGACGCGGAGAGGAAGGAAGTGGTGTGCAACGAGAGCTACGCGATCATCGAGTTCTTGAACTCCGCTGACTTCGGTGGTGAGGTTCATGGTGGCTCAGGGTTGGACCTCTGCCCGTCGGAGCTCAAAAACGAGATCGACGACTGGAATCGGGTGATCTATCCCAACGTTAACAATGGGGTTTATAG ATGCGGGTTTGCGCAGAGCCAAGAAGCATATGACACTGCAGTCAATGGATTGTTCAACACATTGGATATGATAGAATCTCATCTGTCTACCTCTCGCTACTTGTGTGGGGATGCATTGACTTTAGCTGATGTCTGCCTATTTACTACTTTGATCCGTTTCGACCTTGTGTACAACGTCCTCTTCAAGTGCACAAAGAAGAAGCTACTTGAGTACCCCAATCTTTATGGCTATACATGTGATATGTATCAGATTCCAGAGGTTGTGAGTACTTGCAATTTTGAGGCTATCATGGATGGTTACTACTGTACTCTATTTCCTCTGAATCCTGGTGGGATCCTGCCAGTCATGCCTTCAGCTTGCAATCATGATTTGCTTTCTAAACCGCATAATAGAGAAGCATTATCTTCGAGTGGCAAACAAAGCATACATGCTTCAGAAACCTAA